In Perca fluviatilis chromosome 19, GENO_Pfluv_1.0, whole genome shotgun sequence, the genomic window TAACATTATATGTATAGTTGGCGAAATAACGTTCTTCAACctgatttttatcatctcaaaatcagcatcgcaactatgctagcactgtgcttttgttataatttcatttcttgatAGATGTTAATCCATTTTGACCTCTTTCCTCCGGTGTCTCCTTTCCTCGCGACTCCTGGCTCCCTCGCTTCGTGCcactcagttttccaaacaaaacaggctctctccgctctggcgtcatcttgtgctgcattcactgcagtcggacattggagattcacgctcgtaaattgtcaaattggccataacttttaccattattcgttgctgccaactggggtcacagcaggggtggcaaggctttcttttagggtggcatttgtcaccctatgccaccccggtagatccgcccctggctacaccacagatgcattctgggataggagaaaacaaacactctgggttgtaagcatttccttaaaccaatcacaatgatCTTGGGTTGCGCTGAGCTCCAGACCACAGCTCTGCTAAGTAGTCTCAgaaagaaacttgttttggtggaacatttgaaccctgcaaaagaaaactcctcatacaatatgaaatgaagttaactgttgataCAACACAGTAACGTgatctatttaaattagctgatacatcaCTGTATCCTGatacctcattggctcttacaagtgtatctccgtgtgtactttgtccgcagcaatcccaccaatcgctcccaaaacatcccagttagagaggaaatgccctaaacatattctttgttaatctttacaatcattcccagaAAGAACCGAGCAGGTCTGTTTTGTTGCAACGtccaaatgtttttaaaaacttgacattttcagcgtgtatcTTGCTAGCTCGAGGGTTGTTACCCAAAGAGAACGGAGTTTGTGAACCGCAACACTGAGAGCAGACGTGGAAGGACTTGCCTGATATCAGGCAATTATCCTTAAAAtctacttctgttgatccagactaaattTGCAATAATGACCGTCTCGTTCTACATATGGGACATGACTCTGGCTAATCAAATCAAAAAGCAACGGAGACAGCTGTGAAACAGAACGATGACAAAGACCCGAAATCACTCAAGGctcaaagtatttattttgtgtttgtatattcaatttcattttcCTCATCCATTTCTTCAACAATTTTAAATGATTCAAACATCCGCAGTGCTTCTTTAACTATGAACTGTAGGAAACTACTTTCTTCACAtgtggtttctctcctgtgtgaactCTCATGTGCGTCTGCAGAGTGCTCCTCTGACTACATCTTTTCTCACAAACACTGCAACcaaaaggtttctctcctgtgtgaactCTCATGTGTCTCTGCAGATCGCCCTTCTGACTAAATCTTTTCTCACAAACATTACAACcaaaaggtttctctcctgtgtgaactCTCATGTGCGTCTGCAGAACGCTCTTGTAGCTAAATCTTTTCACACAAACATTACAACCAaacggtttctctcctgtgtgaactCTCATGTGTTTCTGCAGAACGCTCTTGTAGCTAAATCTTTTCTCACAAACATTACAACCAAACGGTTTCTGTCCTGTGATAGGTGGTGATGATGATAGATGACAGTGTGCGTCTGCTTCTgatcctccacagtcctctccctcagcttctgtttccatctgTTGAGCCTCGGCCTCTCTGCTCTCGTCAGCTTGGCTCGGATGGAGCCGTGACGACGGATGTTTCTCTTCGTCATCTTCCCTCTTTGAGACATCGGCCTCCTCCGGTGCTTGAAGCTGCTCTGCGTCCTGACTGATGCAGagttcctcctcttcctctttaatgtgtcgCCTCTCTGGGTCCTCCTGGTCCAGACCGCGGTTATTATAGTGacctaaaaaattaaaataagcagtgaaaaatattttaattaaaggtgctctaagcgatgttgggtgacgtcacttgttgacgttcgaagcaTTGTCAAACAAGCtcgccccccccctcctcctcatcccgtcccctccccctccattCTGCACACTAACACCCAAACCCCAACCCctaaatccttcttgtcggttagtGGCTGGAactctgtttgttatgtttggtggtgcaggttggcgcagtttgtttttgttggcgttggtggagcctgggctgtctacagagaccacgtttttttacagtgtgttcaggggacagacagctagcagatagtgaggagatgttttttacagtgtgttcaggggacagacagctagcagatagtgaggagatgtttttacagtgtgttcaggggacagacagctagcagatagtgaggagatgtttttacagtgtgttcaggggacagacagctagcagatagtgaggagatgtttttacagtgtgttcaggggacaggcagctagcagatagtgaggagatgtttttacagtgtgttcaggggacagacagctagcagatagtgaggagatgattttttacagtgtgttcaggggacaggcagctagcagatagtgaggagatgttttttacagtgtgttcagaggacagacagctagcagatagtgaggagatgtttttacagtgtgttcagggacaaacaaaaaaaaaaaaaatttaaaaaagaaagacaggcagctagcagatagtgaggagatgtttttttacagtgtgttcagggacagacagctagcagatagtgaggagatgtttttacagtgttgttcaggggacagacagctagcagatagtgaggagatgtttttacagtgtgttcaggggacagacagctagcagatagtgaggagatgtttttacagtgtgttcaggggacagacagctagcagatagtgaggagatgtttttacagtgtgttcaggggacagacagctagcagatagtgaggagatgttttttacagtgtgttcaggggacagacagctagcagatagtgaggagatgtttttacagtgtgttcaggggacagacagctagcagatagtgaggagatgtttgctgtacgtgacaaaaaatgttgtagcctaaaaaatgcgtGACATCACTCACAGATTAGGG contains:
- the LOC120548305 gene encoding zinc finger protein 271-like encodes the protein MSSSMSKAEMLRLLVKERLDAAAEDIFRLFATKIADKKEELTRLKEKERQEKLLEVQLHRSGHYNNRGLDQEDPERRHIKEEEEELCISQDAEQLQAPEEADVSKREDDEEKHPSSRLHPSQADESREAEAQQMETEAEGEDCGGSEADAHCHLSSSPPITGQKPFGCNVCEKRFSYKSVLQKHMRVHTGEKPFGCNVCVKRFSYKSVLQTHMRVHTGEKPFGCNVCEKRFSQKGDLQRHMRVHTGEKPFGCSVCEKRCSQRSTLQTHMRVHTGEKPHVKKVVSYSS